A DNA window from Brassica napus cultivar Da-Ae chromosome C1, Da-Ae, whole genome shotgun sequence contains the following coding sequences:
- the LOC106378526 gene encoding uncharacterized protein LOC106378526, with product MVLIYVKSGEWMCSRGDDWSFVVDKERRGRMVTLATTTTLKQLKITVCEDYGVDHNAINAEFSYSLLNQKGNPPIIITNDRQASNFVGYAKRESSTTLCVMFSVSGVNQKERVNIDLNKEPCDSSNVEDEEVPEINRAEFVKPSKESFVKRTNHVAADGCGALRSENIELCQNNGDSDKDGRAWRGDFVKKDQIFTSKGVLKATMEILAMKNNFDYTVIKSTRKWWYIRCKDALCNWTVRAEGIDGSTYFMINQCDGRHSCAPSKKRKFGKTASARTIGTLIQHRFDDANDGPKPNDIIQFMRMEHSCEITYWHAWEAREFAIAAARGIPDRSYSKIPAYLHMIKEANPGTHTHYETNEKGRFMYLFMSFGQSVRGFYNAMRRVIVVDGTFLKNKYKGTLLVATAVDGNSNLYPIAFGVVDSENDDSWGWFFRQLKVVIADCQDLAFVSDRNASISKAIGTVYPRSAHGICIHHLLTNVVSFFKTKGLTALVEKASRAYRYTEFQERITEIFDMSPELGRYLREADVRKWARSLFPGSRYDIRTTNPAESINSVLRIPREYPVIPLLDSIRELLTRWFYERRLLSSKHVDPLTAKVERKIDRRIVKAKGFQVYKVDNFRSVVKGDIYDCHVDLERRTCTCGKYDIGKIPCRHAIPAIYSRGMEVHRFTDALYSTAAWRTAYADSINPIAVLESEWNVPAEVKLAKVLPPKTRKSAGRPVKRRYESVEDKIASSQGSRKNKKHKCSRCGTEGHKRGTCDLPI from the exons ATGGTTCTAATCTATGTCAAATCGGGTGAATGGATGTGTAGTCGCGGTGATGACTGGAGTTTCGTGGTAGACAAAGAAAGGCGTGGTCGAATGGTAACATTAGCAACTACTACTACGTTGAAGCAGCTCAAGATAACGGTGTGTGAGGATTATGGGGTGGACCATAATGCCATTAATGCCGAGTTCAGTTATTCGTTGTTGAATCAAAAAGGGAATCCTCCAATTATTATCACCAATGATCGGCAAGCATCTAATTTTGTGGGCTATGCAAAGAGGGAATCGTCTACTACCTTGTGTGTGATGTTCTCTGTTTCTGGTGTAAATCAAAAGGAACGAGTCAATATCGATTTGAATAAGGAGCCTTGTGATTCAAGTaatgttgaggatgaagaagttccTGAGATAAATCGAGCAGAGTTTGTCAAGCCGTCAAAGGAGTCTTTTGTTAAAAGAACGAATCATGTCGCTGCGGATGGTTGCGGTGCTTTAAGGAGTGAAAACATTGAACTTTGTCAAAACAATGGAGACAGTGATAAGGATGGTCGAGCTTGGAGAGGAGACTTCGTGAAGAAGGATCAAATTTTCACAAGTAAAGGGGTTCTGAAGGCAACAATGGAAATTTTGGCGATGAAGAATAATTTCGATTACACTGTTATCAAATCCACGAGAAAATGGTGGTATATTCGATGTAAGGATGCATTGTGCAACTGGACTGTGCGTGCAGAAGGAATAGATGGGTCTACATATTTCATGATCAACCAATGTGATGGAAGACATTCATGTGCTCCTTCAAAGAAAAGGAAATTCGGAAAAACAGCATCTGCAAGAACAATTGGGACTCTGATACAACATCGATTTGATGATGCAAACGATGGCCCAAAACCGAATGACATCATTCAATTTATGAGAATGGAGCATAGTTGTGAGATTACTTATTGGCACGCTTGGGAAGCTCGTGAGTTTGCTATTGCAGCTGCTAGAGGTATACCAGATCGCAGTTACTCTAAAATACCAGCATATTTGCATATGATTAAAGAAGCAAATCCTGGTACGCATACTCACTACGAAACTAATGAGAAGGGAAGATTCATGTATCTATTTATGTCATTTGGGCAATCAGTTAGAGGATTCTACAATGCAATGCGAAGGGTGATTGTCGTTGACGGaacttttctgaaaaataaatacaaagggACACTTCTTGTTGCTACTGCTGTAGATGGTAACTCTAATTTGTATCCGATTGCATTTGGGGTTGTTGATTCAGAGAATGACGATTCATGGGGGTGGTTCTTCAGACAGTTGAAAGTGGTTATTGCTGATTGTCAAGATCTAGCTTTTGTCTCAGATAGAAATGCGTCTATTTCTAAAGCTATTGGGACTGTCTACCCTCGATCAGCACATGGAATTTGCATTCATCACTTATTGACCAATGTGGTCTCATTTTTCAAGACAAAAGGATTGACTGCGTTGGTGGAAAAGGCTTCACGGGCATATAGGTACACTGAATTTCAAGAACGTATCACCGAAATTTTTGATATGAGTCCTGAGCTTGGAAGATATCTACGGGAGGCTGATGTGCGCAAATGGGCTCGTTCTCTCTTCCCTGGCTCCAGGTATGACATTAGGACCACGAACCCTGCAGAGTCTATAAATTCAGTTCTTAGAATACCTAGAGAATATCCGGTTATTCCTTTGCTTGATAGTATAAGAGAACTGTTGACTCGATGGTTCTATGAGCGTCGCTTGTTAAGCTCAAAGCATGTAGATCCTTTAACCGCTaaggtggagagaaagattgaTAGGAGAATTGTGAAGGCAAAAGGATTCCAGGTTTACAAGGTTGACAACTTCAGATCGGTTGTAAAAGGAGACATATATGATTGTCATGTTGATTTGGAAAGAAGAACATGCACATGTGGTAAGTATGATATAGGAAAAATTCCTTGCCGACACGCCATTCCTGCAATTTATTCACGAG GTATGGAAGTGCACAGATTCACTGACGCCTTATACAGCACTGCAGCGTGGAGAACCGCCTATGCAGATTCCATTAATCCAATAGCAGTTCTAGAGTCTGAATGGAATGTCCCTGCTGAGGTTAAACTTGCAAAGGTTTTACCACCAAAGACAAGAAAGAGTGCTGGTCGACCAGTAAAGAGAAGGtatgaatcagtagaagacaagaTCGCATCTTCTCAAGGATCAAGGAAGAATAAAAAGCATAAGTGCAGCCGTTGTGGAACTGAAGGACACAAGAGAGGAACATGCGATTTACCCATCTAG